Sequence from the Methanofastidiosum sp. genome:
GCGAGATATTTACAATATTGAAGTTGAAATGAACTATAATTCTAAAATCAAGCCGTTCACTATTGTTCCTTTACGCAACATAAGGAAATAAACGAGATGTCAAATTATGTATTATGGAGATATCTGGCCAAAAAGGTTATATAGTATTAGCGATATGCCTAGATGAACATATCGGAGGTTAAATAATTATGAAAATGAGAAATAAAAAAATGGAAATGCTTGTTCTACTTGCTGTACTGACTGTTGCAGTATGTGCTGCTGGTTGCACGAGTCAAGGAACAGAATCAAGCACGAGTAAAACAAGAACTGTAGTTGATATGACTGGAAGAACGGTAGAAGTACCAACAGAAATAAATCGAATTGCAGAACAATTTCCAGCACATAACGAGGTACTACTATTACTTGGTGCCGCAGATAGACTTGTAGCTAGCAGAAAAACTGTAACAGATAATATTTGGTTTCAGAAAATGGTCCCGAGTCTAAAAGATGCATCTCTTCCATTTGAGTCAAGCACTGTCAATGAAGAACAACTTGTAGCCATTAAGCCGGATGTTGTATTTACTTCTTCTTTTGCACCATTCGAGAAATTGGCAGAGAAAGGTGTCCCTATAATAGTTCTTAATACAGTCGATTTTAATGATTTAAAATCTTATGTTCGCCTAACTGCAGAAATCCTTGGATCGGAAGATGCAAAAGCAAAGGCAGAGAAATATTGCAACTATTTTGATCAAAACATCAATATGATAACAGCGGCAACTGCTGATATACCTCGTGAGAAGAGGGTCAAAGTTTACTATGCAGCTTCAGGACCTTTGAATACAGAGGGAAATAATACAATGGTGAAAGAATGGATGGAGATTGGAGGAGGAATTAATGTTGCTGCAGAGGGCGGTGTAGAAGGAGGATTTAAGGACGTTTCTATAGAAGATGTTGTAACGTGGAATCCAGATATAA
This genomic interval carries:
- a CDS encoding ABC transporter substrate-binding protein, encoding MKMRNKKMEMLVLLAVLTVAVCAAGCTSQGTESSTSKTRTVVDMTGRTVEVPTEINRIAEQFPAHNEVLLLLGAADRLVASRKTVTDNIWFQKMVPSLKDASLPFESSTVNEEQLVAIKPDVVFTSSFAPFEKLAEKGVPIIVLNTVDFNDLKSYVRLTAEILGSEDAKAKAEKYCNYFDQNINMITAATADIPREKRVKVYYAASGPLNTEGNNTMVKEWMEIGGGINVAAEGGVEGGFKDVSIEDVVTWNPDIIIVRDAPFKDAILNDKRWTEVNAVKNGRVYISP